From Monomorium pharaonis isolate MP-MQ-018 chromosome 9, ASM1337386v2, whole genome shotgun sequence, the proteins below share one genomic window:
- the LOC105835796 gene encoding uncharacterized protein LOC105835796 has translation MNMFNLSSKFQKLKDREKWKIRWLFHATNFKSLMYPCFTFCRILGIFPYKIDDSTFKISKPCYILSCVITCVSCVYNLTILYDNFSNKVKFKSFPMSLERNCFYIFGGFIAVVTFILTESRMRLIQTIMKISLRLPEESYQNLSRMIHAKDIFGFFLIVVQAVIYYCRMQFGILRKIFILYIVLLVFQMDMLYMNCVCVLKACFKQINDNLTNLRRLMTNREPSFLRRTYYEHKNPLVLMQLNALKKQHLALSGTVQKLKIIFSLQLLSTIVKIFIQITLNLYFYLVRIQVRSMSYKENQVYYKYFISTIAYCLIKIVLIVWACETGKNQAAEISIRVQDTFNSASDKQIKYEVD, from the coding sequence ATGAATATGTTCAATTTgtcatcaaaatttcaaaaactcaaagacagagaaaaatggaaaatacgGTGGCTTTTCCATGCAACGAATTTTAAATCGCTAATGTATCCCTGCTTCACTTTTTGTCGCATTCTAGGAATATTTCCATACAAGATTGACGATTCAACGTTCAAGATTTCTAAACCATGCTATATTTTGTCGTGCGTTATTACGTGTGTTTCATGCGTTTATAACCTGACAATTCTCTATGacaatttttctaacaaagttaaatttaaaagttttcccATGTCACTTGAGCGTAACTGTTTCTATATTTTCGGCGGTTTCATAGCAGTCGTTACATTCATTTTAACTGAATCACGAATGCGTTTAATTCAAACCATAATGAAGATCTCTTTGAGATTGCCCGAGGAATCATATCAGAATCTATCTAGAATGATCCATGCAAAGGATATTTTTGGATTCTTCTTAATAGTCGTGCAAGCTGTAATATATTACTGCAGGATGCAATTCGGCATCTTGCGCAAGATTTTTATACTATACATCGTTCTGTTGGTGTTCCAAATGGATATGCTATACATGAATTGCGTTTGTGTACTAAAAGCTTGTTTCAAGCAAATCAACGACAATCTGACGAATCTGCGAAGACTTATGACAAACCGTGAACCATCTTTTTTGAGGAGAACTTACTACGAGCATAAAAATCCACTTGTATTGATGCAGCTCAACGCTTTGAAAAAACAACATCTGGCACTCAGCGGCACAGTACAGAAgttgaaaataatctttagTTTGCAACTTCTCTCTACAATAGTTAAGATCTTCATTCAAATCActttaaatctatatttttacttagtGCGAATACAAGTGAGATCTATGAGCTATAAGGAAAATCAAGTTTATTACAAGTACTTCATTTCAACAATAGCATATTGCCTTATAAAAATAGTACTGATAGTATGGGCTTGCGAAACAGGCAAGAATCAAGCTGCCGAGATCAGCATTAGAGTTCAAGACACGTTTAACAGTGCCAGCgataagcaaataaaatatgaggTAGATTAG